Within the Oncorhynchus clarkii lewisi isolate Uvic-CL-2024 chromosome 2, UVic_Ocla_1.0, whole genome shotgun sequence genome, the region CTGCCAGTAAAAATGTAATTGTACTGTGTGAACTTTTCTGTATCCCCTGCATATGACTaataatgtttgatttgattatatGTACAGATGTGGACAAAAGTtatgagaatgacacaaatatgaatttcaaCAAAGTctactgcctcagtttgtatgatggcaatttgcatatactccagaatgttatgaagagtgatcagatgaattgcaattaattgcaaaatcCCTGTTTGCCATGGAAATATTTTTGGggcgattcagttcatttgcactgcatttcagccctgccacaaaaggaccagctgacatgtcagtgattctctcgttaacacaggtgagtgttgacgaggaaaAGGCTGGATATCACTGTCATGCTGATTAAGTTGGAagctggaagcttcaaaaggagggtggtgcttggaatcattgttcttcctctgtcaaccatggttacctgcaaggaaacgcgtgccgtcatcattgctttgcacaaaaagggcttcacaggcaaggatattgctgccagtaagattgcacctaaatcaactatttatcagatcatcaagaacttcaaggagagcggttcaattgttgtgaaggcttcagggtgcccaagaaagtccagcaagcgccaggaccatctcctaaagttgattcagctgcgggattgggacaccaccagtacagagcttgctcaggaatggcagcaggcaggtgtgagttcaTCTGCATGCAGTGacgcaaagacttttggaggatggcctggtgtcaagaagggcagcaaataagccacttctctccaggaaaaacatcagggacagagaaAAAtcctgcaaaaggtacagggattggactgctgaggactagggtaaagtcattttctctgatgaatcccctgtccaattgtttggggcatccggaaaaaaagcttgtccgaagaagacaaggtgagcgctaccatcagtgctgtgtcatgtcaacagtaaagcatcctgagaccattcatgtggggtgttgcttctcagccaagggagtgggctcactcacaattttgtctaagaacacagccatgaataaagaatggtaccaacacatcctccgagagcaactttggtgacgaacaatgccttttccagcatgatggagcaccttgccataaggaaaaagtgataactaagtggctcggggaacaaaacatcgatattttgggtccatggtcaggaaaatccccagaccttaatcccattgagaacttgtggtcaatcctcaagaagcgggtggacaaacaaaaacccacaaattctgacaaactccaagcattgattatgcaagaatggtcTGCCATCAGTcaagatgtggcccagaagttaattgacagaggtcttgaaaatgaagggtcaacactgcaaatattgactctttgcatcaacttcatgtaattgtcaataaaagcgtttggcacttatgaaatgcttgtcaTTATACTTCAgttttccatagtaacatctgacaaaaatatctaaagacactgaggcagcaaactttgtggaaattaatatttgtgtcattctcaaaacttttggccacaactgtatataTGCAGTGCATACTCCAGGGAAATATTACTACTATCATTACCTTCAGTCTCCTGCCCCCAGACAGCGGTGTCTTGGTTGCTCTCAGGAGTGGTCCAGTGCCCCTCATCAGGAAAAATGGTAAGGGCTGGGGCCTCTTGGGCTGTCACAGCCAGGTCAGGCCGTTCTTCAGTCACTACCGGAGCCTCCTCACTGCTGATAGctgacaccaacacacacacatttaacaaCCTTCAAGAACATCCACACATTGGCACCACTTTAAATAGTTTGTCAAAGAAAATGACTCCAACCAAGTACTGTACAAGTAAGAGAATGAAGCTCATGTTTTCTTAAAATGGGACATGATTTGATTTCTCCCTTTCATTAACTTCTCTCCTAACCCTTAATCAGATGCTAATTTTAATGAATGTGTATTTTTTACCTTGAGGTCTGACTACAGCAACAGCAGCGACAGCATCTGCTTTCTCAGCTTTGGTTTTGGAGGATTCTCCTTGGGAAATAACAGTGTTGTTTGAAGGCAAGGCTGTAGCTATATTTCCATATACATTTATATTTCCTATTTGCAAAGGGAGAGCAGGTCAACACAAAAAGAGCAGTAGCCTGGAATCCAAACTGATACACTCAGTTTCTCTAATGTTTCAGTGGGAAAACACATGTCAGTTTGGATTCTAGGCTAACAGAGCAGTTGACAagcagcacctctctctctaggcTCAGAGTCCTCCAGGGCATGTACTTACAGAAGGTCTGACCAACAGGGAACCAGCAGAACTCAATAACAGGAGAAGACAGAGTAGCAGTCTCCCTGGATGCCAAATTAGTCTGtttaccagtggtggaaaaagtaccgtAGCTGTCCACCTGGTCAACTGccatacttgagtgaaagtaaagataccttaaaagaaatgactcaagtaaaaatcacccagtaaaattctactagtaaatgtctaaaagtatttggtttaaaatatacttaagtgaaAATGAAAGtataaattccttatattaagcaaaccagatggcaccattttcttgttttttttttatttacagaaagccaggaacactccaacactaagacataatttacaaacaaagcatgcgtgtttagtgagtccgccagatcagaggcagtagggttgaccagggatgttcgattgatgtgtgtgaatttgacaattttcctgtcctgctaagcattcaaaatgtaacgagtacttttgggtgtcaaggaaaatgtaaaaagtacaatattttcttaaagaacgtagtgaagtaaaagtagtcaaaaatataaatagtaaagtaaagtacagataccccaaaaaaccaCTTAAGTAgtaatttaaagtattttttacaccACGGGTGTTTACAGAAAGTTTGTGAAAGTGTGTGAGTCTTTAACCAAGCTCAGGCCTGCTCAGCTGCAGCCTTTTGCCAGCAGAGAGGTATACCATAAGGTGATAGACCTAGCTAGCTTTACCTTTCTTCTTCTTTTCCTTCTTCTCAGAGACAGACCCAGGGGATGCAGCTTTGGGGCTGGCCTTGGTTGACTCTGTGGGAGGAGTACTAGGCAGAGGATCCACTCCTCCAGGGCTCCCTGAGCCGTCACCGGAGGTCTTGTCTTTACGGCGCTGCTCACGCTTCTCCTTGTTACTGATCTTGGTCTCCCAGGTGCCTGATACTGATAGACATGGAAGGTTAGTGGGAGGAAGTTAAATAGGCCTACATCTCGTGTTCAAATCCACTGTTAGAATGTCAAGGCTTTGAGTCCGGTTTCCCAAAACCATCTCAAGACTAtgttcatcgttagaaccttctTAGGAACATCGTTACATCtccgagctgtttcccaaaaccatcatATCTAAAGTTGCTCTTGAAAATACTTGTTATTTAAcaactgcctcagaccactcacttataattcagtgtatcacaatgccagtgggtcagaagtttacatacactaaattgactgtgcctttaaacagcttggaaaattccagaaaatgacatcatggctttagaaacttttgataggctaattgacattatttgagtcaattggaggtgtgcatgtggatgtatttcaaggcctaccttcaaactcagtgcccctttgcttgacatcatgggaaaatcaaaagtaatcagCAAAGATCTcataaaaaaattgtagacctccacaagtctggttcatcattgggagcaatttccaaatgcctgacaaacgatagtacgcaagtttaaacaccatgggaccacgcagccgccataccgctcaggaaggagacgtgttctgtctcctagagactaacataatttggtgcgaaaagtgcaaatcaatcccagaacaacagcaaaggaccttgtgaagatgctggaggaaacgggtacaaaagtatctatatccacagtaaaacgagtccaaaatcgtcataacctgaaaggctgcccAGCAAGGAAGCAACCACTGCTCCAATTaccaccataaaaaagtcagactacggtttgcaactgcacatggggacaaagaccgtacttttttgagaaatgtcctcaggtctgatgaaacaaaaacagaactgtttggccataatgaccaacgttatgtttggaggaaaaaggggatgcttgcaagccgaagaacaccatcccaaccgtgaagcaagggggtggcagcatcatgatgtgggggtgctttgctgcaggagggactggtgcacttcacaaaaaaagCATcatgaggaaaattatgtggatatattgaagcaacatctcaagacatcagtcaggaagttaaagcttggtcgaaaatgggtcttccaaaaggacaacgaccccaagcatgcttccaaagttgtggcaaaatgacaaCTTCTTGGCGCATccaacccgttagcgggatcatttgtcaacatccgctgaattgcagagcgccaaattcaaattaaattactaaaaatacattttcatgaaatcacaagtgcaatatagcaaaacacagcttagcttgttgttaatccacctggcaagTCAGATTTCAAgaaagctttacagcaaaagctatccaagcTTTGATGTTAGGACATcgctcagcagacaaaacattacaaacagctagcagcaaagtagattggtcacgaaagtcagaaaagcaataaaatgaatcgcttacttttgatgatcttcggaagtttgcactcacaagactcccagttacacaataaatgttccttttattcgagaaagattatttttatatccaaaaacctccatttggttggcgcgttttgttcagaaatccacaggctcgtgcaggtcatgacaggcagacgaaaattccaaatagtatccgtaaagttcgtagaaacatgtcaaacgttttttattatcaatcctcaggttgtttttacaataaataatcgatatttcaaccggaccctagctttttcaataggagagagagagaaaatgtctgctccaagctgttgcgcatgcaaaactctgctgtcacccagccatccactgacgcgatgtgattgTTCTCGcttatttttcagaataaaagcctgaaactatgtttaaagactgttcacaccatgtggacaGGAATCGGGTTGATATCCATTTAACTGGAgagaaggcatgcaatggaacagggagatttgtttctcttaggcacttcctggttggattttcctcagatttttgcctgcaatatcagttctgttatactcacagacaatattttgaccgttttggaaactttagagagttttctatcctaatctgatgcaattatatgcatattctagattctgggcctgagaaataggcagtttcatttgggtacgtttttcatccaaacatcaaaatactgccccctacactcaacaggttaaggacaacaaagtcaaggcattggagtggccatcacaaagccctgacctcaatcctatagagaatgtgtgggcagaactgaaaaagtgggtGCGAgtaaggaggtctacaaacctgactcagttacaccagctctctcagaaggaatgggccaaaattcacccaacttattgtgggaagcttgtggaaggctacccgaaatgtttgacccaagttaaactatttaaaggcaatgctaccaaataccgattgagtgcatgtaaactctgacccactgggaatgtgatgaagtaAAAGCTGTATATATTTGTAACAATAGGTGATCTCTCTTGGagctgatccatcctcagtcttgtggaataattctaatgttaaggAAAGTTTGGAAAGGGAGAACGCTGATCCTAGGGCAGTgcacacccccccaaaaaagaaaatCCTGGTCAAATAGTCTATGAATGCATGAATGATTGATTTCATCTAACACATTAAAATGTTAATAATTTCAATTTCTCTGCAAGGACGTAATATTTATCTGTAAATGTAAGCCCCCACTGCGCTTTGCTAGGCACAAATGATTGAAACACTTGGTGATATTAGTGGTGGTGCCTTATGGCATACCTTCCTCTGATTCCTTGCCATGAGAAGAAGCAGTCTTAGCCTCCTTTACTGCCTGTTTCTGCTTCTTCTTGGTCTTCTTTACCTAAACATATAGAATTCAACATGGTGGATTAATGCTACAAGGCAAAGAAAGGGAAAGTGTTACCAGACTCATCGCCCCCTGCACCATTAGAACAGAAACCCCATGTTATTAAAGTCAATCAAGTCAACACTGTCAAGctaggtctaaaaaaaatatatacatatgaaatcaCAAATCTGTCTACCAAGAGCCTTTTGACATGTAATTTATAGGCTATACAGTCCTTACAATCTCAAATGctataaatcaaataaaaagtatTATATTTTAAAATGTCAGCCCCTCAAAGCAGATTGATGCCAAAAACAAATATAAAGAGCATTAACTGACAGTCAACTGGGTTGAGAGCTGTATTTGATCATGGAGGAGCCACATTTGACACTAGCTAGGTAAGGAAGCCATCTGTCCCATCCTTTAGGATTTGCTACATCTTCAAATTAATATCTGGCAACCAGACACCGCACGCCACAGGACAGTAGGCGTCCGAAGGGAGGCACGCCTCTAGTCTAAAAGCCACATCATCACTAGTAAAACTCCACTACAAACGCCATAAGTTAGGAtataatgtagctagctataatgtagctagctataacCAAGCAGATCTGAAATTATTTTGCATACAAAGGAATTTGTTTTGTATACAACAGACTCAACTTTCACTACAGTCTCCCAGGATAGCATACAAGCATTTGCCTCAACAAGCAACATTAGGCCTACCTCAGAAGCCTTTTCTGTCTTGATTTGAGGAGAATGATGTGGCACTACTGGCAGGTTGTCTTCAGTCACTCTGACGTCCTCTTGTAGCTCAGCAACTACACTACCATTTGGCTGTGATTTCTGTGGGGCAAAAGAAAAGACAAGGCtgaatttaaaaacaaatattagTTTGGCTCATGTGACAAGTTAACGTTAATCTAGCTAGCCTAATCATGCTAATGTCGGCTactactagctagctactgtgaTAGTGCTGTCAAAATTAGCTAGTAAGCAAACATTGAAAACGTTACCTTTTCTGTAGTTTTCCTTTTCGTTTTTTTCGGTTCCTCCGTTTTTGCCACCTTGATAGAAGCTGGTTTAGTGCTTTCAACGGTCTCAATTTCAACTATGGTCGGTCGCTTCTTGAAGAGCCTGCGACATGCGGAGGCCCACATAGCCACCATTAGCACGAGCCCAATGCACGCTGCTAAGAAGATCAACCATGGCGGAATCTCGGGCTTCACTCCAAAATCCACCCCGAGTTCTGAGTGCAAGAGGTCTAGGCCAGTGGAAAGAAGCTCATTCAGGCGACCTGCTATCAACTTGACCTGTTGACAGGTCGCGTCCTGCCAGTTCTCTGCCATTTGGGTTGATCTCGATGATTGACAGAATATGCAAAAGTTAAGGT harbors:
- the LOC139423962 gene encoding protein LYRIC-like isoform X6 → MAENWQDATCQQVKLIAGRLNELLSTGLDLLHSELGVDFGVKPEIPPWLIFLAACIGLVLMVAMWASACRRLFKKRPTIVEIETVESTKPASIKVAKTEEPKKTKRKTTEKKSQPNGSVVAELQEDVRVTEDNLPVVPHHSPQIKTEKASEVKKTKKKQKQAVKEAKTASSHGKESEEVSGTWETKISNKEKREQRRKDKTSGDGSGSPGGVDPLPSTPPTESTKASPKAASPGSVSEKKEKKKKAISSEEAPVVTEERPDLAVTAQEAPALTIFPDEGHWTTPESNQDTAVWGQETEEPQLLCPSPPKPQVEDEWSGLNGDGSAAAADGYSDWNAPAEGWENYGELPAPVEAVPPALEEPLPETVKQVSDEETEKAEPAADGTGKLKKKKKKKKKQAEDAVVTGQESEEPSKKVVTEAKVKKQPIQEPAAPTVQAVNAAAVKARVEQPVVVQNTAPIAQVPPQPAETKPTAKQNSLPAPTHKETQPSKPVMKKKRARRET
- the LOC139423962 gene encoding protein LYRIC-like isoform X2 — encoded protein: MAENWQDATCQQVKLIAGRLNELLSTGLDLLHSELGVDFGVKPEIPPWLIFLAACIGLVLMVAMWASACRRLFKKRPTIVEIETVESTKPASIKVAKTEEPKKTKRKTTEKKSQPNGSVVAELQEDVRVTEDNLPVVPHHSPQIKTEKASEVKKTKKKQKQAVKEAKTASSHGKESEEVSGTWETKISNKEKREQRRKDKTSGDGSGSPGGVDPLPSTPPTESTKASPKAASPGSVSEKKEKKKKGESSKTKAEKADAVAAVAVVRPQAISSEEAPVVTEERPDLAVTAQEAPALTIFPDEGHWTTPESNQDTAVWGQETEGGCTVIDAGITSEPQLLCPSPPKPQVEDEWSGLNGDGSAAAADGYSDWNAPAEGWENYGELPAPVEAVPPALEEPLPETVKVSDEETEKAEPAADGTGKLKKKKKKKKKQAEDAVVTGQESEEPSKKVVTEAKVKKQPIQEPAAPTVQAVNAAAVKARVEQPVVVQNTAPIAQVPPQPAETKPTAKQNSLPAPTHKETQPSKPVMKKKRARRET
- the LOC139423962 gene encoding protein LYRIC-like isoform X3, translated to MAENWQDATCQQVKLIAGRLNELLSTGLDLLHSELGVDFGVKPEIPPWLIFLAACIGLVLMVAMWASACRRLFKKRPTIVEIETVESTKPASIKVAKTEEPKKTKRKTTEKKSQPNGSVVAELQEDVRVTEDNLPVVPHHSPQIKTEKASEVKKTKKKQKQAVKEAKTASSHGKESEEVSGTWETKISNKEKREQRRKDKTSGDGSGSPGGVDPLPSTPPTESTKASPKAASPGSVSEKKEKKKKGESSKTKAEKADAVAAVAVVRPQAISSEEAPVVTEERPDLAVTAQEAPALTIFPDEGHWTTPESNQDTAVWGQETEEPQLLCPSPPKPQVEDEWSGLNGDGSAAAADGYSDWNAPAEGWENYGELPAPVEAVPPALEEPLPETVKQVSDEETEKAEPAADGTGKLKKKKKKKKKQAEDAVVTGQESEEPSKKVVTEAKVKKQPIQEPAAPTVQAVNAAAVKARVEQPVVVQNTAPIAQVPPQPAETKPTAKQNSLPAPTHKETQPSKPVMKKKRARRET
- the LOC139423962 gene encoding protein LYRIC-like isoform X4, producing MAENWQDATCQQVKLIAGRLNELLSTGLDLLHSELGVDFGVKPEIPPWLIFLAACIGLVLMVAMWASACRRLFKKRPTIVEIETVESTKPASIKVAKTEEPKKTKRKTTEKKSQPNGSVVAELQEDVRVTEDNLPVVPHHSPQIKTEKASEVKKTKKKQKQAVKEAKTASSHGKESEEVSGTWETKISNKEKREQRRKDKTSGDGSGSPGGVDPLPSTPPTESTKASPKAASPGSVSEKKEKKKKGESSKTKAEKADAVAAVAVVRPQAISSEEAPVVTEERPDLAVTAQEAPALTIFPDEGHWTTPESNQDTAVWGQETEEPQLLCPSPPKPQVEDEWSGLNGDGSAAAADGYSDWNAPAEGWENYGELPAPVEAVPPALEEPLPETVKVSDEETEKAEPAADGTGKLKKKKKKKKKQAEDAVVTGQESEEPSKKVVTEAKVKKQPIQEPAAPTVQAVNAAAVKARVEQPVVVQNTAPIAQVPPQPAETKPTAKQNSLPAPTHKETQPSKPVMKKKRARRET
- the LOC139423962 gene encoding protein LYRIC-like isoform X1: MAENWQDATCQQVKLIAGRLNELLSTGLDLLHSELGVDFGVKPEIPPWLIFLAACIGLVLMVAMWASACRRLFKKRPTIVEIETVESTKPASIKVAKTEEPKKTKRKTTEKKSQPNGSVVAELQEDVRVTEDNLPVVPHHSPQIKTEKASEVKKTKKKQKQAVKEAKTASSHGKESEEVSGTWETKISNKEKREQRRKDKTSGDGSGSPGGVDPLPSTPPTESTKASPKAASPGSVSEKKEKKKKGESSKTKAEKADAVAAVAVVRPQAISSEEAPVVTEERPDLAVTAQEAPALTIFPDEGHWTTPESNQDTAVWGQETEGGCTVIDAGITSEPQLLCPSPPKPQVEDEWSGLNGDGSAAAADGYSDWNAPAEGWENYGELPAPVEAVPPALEEPLPETVKQVSDEETEKAEPAADGTGKLKKKKKKKKKQAEDAVVTGQESEEPSKKVVTEAKVKKQPIQEPAAPTVQAVNAAAVKARVEQPVVVQNTAPIAQVPPQPAETKPTAKQNSLPAPTHKETQPSKPVMKKKRARRET
- the LOC139423962 gene encoding protein LYRIC-like isoform X5; this translates as MAENWQDATCQQVKLIAGRLNELLSTGLDLLHSELGVDFGVKPEIPPWLIFLAACIGLVLMVAMWASACRRLFKKRPTIVEIETVESTKPASIKVAKTEEPKKTKRKTTEKKSQPNGSVVAELQEDVRVTEDNLPVVPHHSPQIKTEKASEVKKTKKKQKQAVKEAKTASSHGKESEEVSGTWETKISNKEKREQRRKDKTSGDGSGSPGGVDPLPSTPPTESTKASPKAASPGSVSEKKEKKKKAISSEEAPVVTEERPDLAVTAQEAPALTIFPDEGHWTTPESNQDTAVWGQETEGGCTVIDAGITSEPQLLCPSPPKPQVEDEWSGLNGDGSAAAADGYSDWNAPAEGWENYGELPAPVEAVPPALEEPLPETVKQVSDEETEKAEPAADGTGKLKKKKKKKKKQAEDAVVTGQESEEPSKKVVTEAKVKKQPIQEPAAPTVQAVNAAAVKARVEQPVVVQNTAPIAQVPPQPAETKPTAKQNSLPAPTHKETQPSKPVMKKKRARRET